One Methylorubrum extorquens genomic window, CGAACACCGCGGGGCCGAAATCGAACTCGTGGTTGCCCGGCACGAACACGTCGGGCGGCGCCAAGTTCAGAAGTTCGACGATATGCGCGCCCCGGTCGAAGCCGGACATCAGCGAAGGCGAGAAGCTGTCGCCGGCATGGGCGTAGAGCAGCGGCACGCCGCGGGCGCGCTCGGCCTTCACCACCGCGTTGAGCCGGGCAAAGCCGCCGCGCCCCTCCGCCTCGTCCATCGCGTAGATGTCGTTGACGAGGAGCAGGGTGAAGGTCGGCGTGCCGGCGAGCGCTGCACCGGTGCCGGCTGCGAGGAGACCGGCGCCGAGCCCGGCGACGGTCTCGCGGCGGCTCGGGCGCATCACCGGCTCAGCGCTTGGTGAGCCCGTCCTTGGCCATCCCGTCCCGCACCGCCTTGGCGTTGCGCCGCAGCGCCGGCCAGATCCAGGCACCCGAGGCGAAGTAGAGCCCCGCCGACATCGGCTTCAGATCAACAGCGAGCCGGTCGGCGAGGCCGGGATTCGTCAGCGGCACGGCGGGCGCATCGGTCTTGCGGTAGACCACCGTGGTGTCCTCGCGCCAGTACTCGGTATGCGGCACGAGGCCGGCGCGGCGGGCCAGGAGATCGAAGGTCTCGCGCACGTAGCCGTGGACGTGGGCGAAGTGGAAGCGCTCGTGCGGCGGCTTGCCGGTGGCGGCCATGTTCGGCACCGCCGCGTAGAGGATACCGTCGGGCTTCAGCCAGCCGGCCAGCCGCTCCATCGTCTCGGCCGGGTTGCGCAGGTGCTCGAGCACGTGGTGCGTGGAGATCACGTCGAAATGGCCGGTGGGGAAGCGGTTCGGGTCCTCGGCCTCGTCGAGCACCTCGACGCCGTGATGCGTCCGGGCAAAGGTCGCGTAGTCGCGGCCGGGCTCGACGCCGATCACCTCGCAGCCGCGCCGTTTGGCCTCCGCCAGGAACTCGCCCGAGCCTGAGCCGAAATCGAGCAGCTGCGCGCCGGCTTTAAGCTTCGGCGCCAGCAGGTCGGCGCGGAACGTCGCCTCGCGGGCCGAGCGGTTCAGGTGGTGACGCGGCGGCCCGCCCGCGAAGGCGAGCTGGTAATCAGCGCGGTAGGCGGTCGAATAATATTCGGCCAGCTCGTCCGGCGTCGGCATCGGGTCGGTGCGGATCAGGCCGCATTGCGTGCAGGCGATCGAGCGCAGCGTCTTGAGCCGCCGGTCGGTCTCGGCCACGGTGACGGCGTCGCGGCATCCGCACAGGTTGCACGCGGCCGGCGCCCCCTCGTAGGGATAGCCGGTGAACGGCACGAAGTGCTTCAGGAAGTAGCGGGGGGACGGCATGTCGCGCTGGCCTCCGGAGCGATTTCGGGCAAAGGGTTTGCCAAGATACGGACCAAGCTCTTCGGCGAGAGACTTCTCTTTCCGGAGAGTCTTGGCCTTGAAAAGCCGCCTGCTCTAGATCGAACGGCCGGTCCGCACAACCGGATCGCTTGCCGCATTGAGGGAGGCGGGGAGCCCGTGACCGGAAACCCGATGAACGAACGCGTCGAACCTCAAACCCTCTTGCGCGATCCCGTGCCGGTTGCGCCCACCGCCCTGCCGCCCGACCACCCGGCGGTGCGGACCGGCCGCGTCGGCGTGCTCTTGATGAATCTCGGCACTCCCGAGGGCACGAGCTACTGGCCGATGCGCCGCTATCTCAAGGAGTTCCTCTCCGACCGCCGGGTGATCGAGGTGCCGCGGCTGATCTGGTGGCCGTTGCTCAATCTCATCATCCTGACCAAGCGGCCGGGGCCGAAGGGGCGCGACTACGCCAGCATCTGGAACAACGAGCGCGACGAGGGTCCGCTCAAGACGATCACCCGCGGCCAGTGCGAGAAGCTCCAGGCGGCGATGGGCGATTCCGTCGTGGTCGATTGGGCGATGCGCTACGGCAAGCCGGAGGTGTCCCTGCGCATCCAGGCGCTGCTCGACCAGGGCTGCGACCGCATCCTGCTGGTGCCGCTCTATCCGCAATACGCAGCGGCGACCTCGGCGACCGCCTGCGATCAGGCCTTCAAGGCGCTGATGCAAATGCGCTGGCAGCCGACCGTACGGGTCTCCCCGCCCTACCACGACGATCCGGTCTATATCGAAGCCATGGCCCAATCGATCCGCGAGGGGCTGGCCAAGCTCGATTTCGAGCCGGAGGTGATCCTCACCTCGTTCCACGGCGTGCCCAAGAGCTACCTGCTCAAGGGCGACCCCTACCATTGCCAGTGCCTCAAGACCGGCCGGCTGATCCGGGAAGCGATGGGCTATTCGCCCGAGCGGATGCGGGTGACCTTCCAGTCGCGCTTCGGCAACGAGGAATGGCTCAAGCCCTATACCGACGAGACCGTGCAGGCGCTGGCCAAGTCCGGCGTGAAGCGCATGGCGATCGTGGCGCCGGGCTTCACCGCCGACTGCCTGGAGACGCTGGAGGAACTCGACGGCGAGAACCGCCACTATTTCGAGGAGAACGGCGGCGAGAAATACGCCTTCATTCCCTGCCTCAACGACTCCGACCTCGGCATGCGGGTGATCGAGAACGTAGTGCGCCGGGAATTGCAGGGCTGGATCTGACCGGGCGCGACGAACGCCGCGCAGGGTCCGTCGTGATCCGGCGCGGCGGTTCGCCATGCCGCTGACGCGCTCAACCATGGCCCTAACGTTGCCTTGCGCCCCCTCGGAACGCATGCTAGGCGACAGCCGCGCCGCGGGGAGACCGATCAAGGCCTTCCGAGCCCGGTGCAATTCCAATCCCCACGGGTCTCACGCTCTCGCCGTCAAGGCGAGTTCGAGCATGAGGGGCCGGCGGGCAAGGACAAGAGAGAGCGACGGGTGGCGCAGAACGGTTCCGAGGGTCCCCTGTTGGCCGGTGTGGCGGGCCGCTACGCGTTGGCCCTGTACGAACTGGCTCACGATCAGGGTCAGGTCGATGACGTCGCGAAGAACCTCGATGCGTTCGACGCGCTCTATCGCGAGAGCGACGACCTGCGCCGCCTCGTGCGGAGCCCGGCCTACTCGGCAGCGGAGCAGACGGCTGCCATGGGCGCCCTGCTCGATCGGGCGGAAATCTCGGGTCTGGCCGCCAACTTCATCAAGCTCGCGGCCGCCAACCGCCGCCTCTTCGCCCTGCCGGGCATGATCCGCGCCTATCGCGAGAAGGTGCGTGAGTCCAAGGGCATCATCCGCGCCGAGGTCCGCGTCGCCGAGAAACCCTCCGATGCCGTGATCGAGGACATCAAGGCCTCGCTGCGCGACGTCGCCAAGAGCGAGATCGATCTCGATCTCCACATCGACCCGAGCCTGATCGGCGGCATCGTCGTCAAGATGGGCTCGCGCATGGTCGACGCCTCGCTCCGGACCAAGCTCAACAGCATCCGCCTCGCCATGCGGGAAGCCCGCTGAGCGGTCTGACAAGACCCTCGCGAACCTCCCGACAGCCGAACAGACAGCCCCAGACTTTTAAAGAGGCCCGACGATGGACATCCGCGCCGCCGAGATCTCCGCGATCCTGAAAGAGCAGATCAAGAACTTCGGCCAGGAGGCCGAGGTCACGGAAGTCGGGCAGGTGCTCGCGGTCGGCGACGGCATCGCCCGCGTCTACGGCCTCGACAACGTCCAGGCCGGTGAGATGGTCGAGTTCGAGTCGGGCGTGCGCGGCATGGCCCTCAACCTCGAGCAGGACAATGTCGGCGTCGTGATCTTCGGCTCCGACCGTGAGATCAAGGAAGGCCAGACCGTCAAGCGCACCGGCTCCATCGTGGACGTGCCGGTCGGCAAGGGCCTGCTCGGCCGCGTGGTCGACGGCCTCGGCAACCCGATCGACGGCAAGGGCCCGATCCAGTCGACCGAGCGCCGCCGCGTCGACGTGAAGGCGCCGGGCATCATCCCGCGCAAGTCGGTGCACGAGCCGATGTCCACCGGCCTCAAGGCGATCGACGCCCTGATCCCGGTCGGCCGCGGCCAGCGCGAGCTGATCATCGGCGACCGCCAGACCGGCAAGACCGCCATCGCGCTCGACACCATCCTCAACCAGAAGTCGGCTCATGCCGGCGCGGACGAGAACGCCAAGCTCTACTGCGTCTACGTCGCCATCGGCCAGAAGCGCTCGACGGTGGCCCAGTTCGTGAAGGTGCTGGAGGACCAGGGCGCCCTGGAATACTCCATCGTCATCGCCGCCACCGCCTCCGACGCCGCGCCGATGCAGTTCATCGCGCCGTTCGCCGGCTGCGCCATGGGCGAGTATTTCCGCGACAACGGCATGCACGCCGTGATCGTCTATGACGACCTGTCCAAGCAGGCCGTGGCCTACCGCCAGATGTCGCTGCTGCTGCGCCGCCCGCCGGGCCGCGAGGCTTACCCGGGCGACGTGTTCTACCTCCACTCGCGCCTGCTCGAGCGCGCCGCCAAGATGGGCGACGCCGCCGGCAACGGCTCGCTCACCGCGCTCCCGGTGATCGAGACCCAGGCCAACGACGTCTCGGCCTACATCCCGACCAACGTGATCTCGATCACCGACGGCCAGATCTTCCTCGAGACCGACCTGTTCTACCAGGGCGTCCGCCCGGCGGTGAACGTCGGCCTCTCGGTCTCGCGCGTGGGCTCCTCGGCCCAGACCAAGGCGATGAAAAAGGTCGCCGGCAAGATCAAGGGCGAGCTGGCGCAGTACCGCGAGATGGCGGCCTTCGCGCAGTTCGGTTCGGATCTCGACGTCTCGACCCAGCGTCTGCTCAACCGCGGCGCGCGCCTCACCGAGCTCCTGAAGCAGCCGCAATTCTCGCCGCTGAAGATGGAAGAGCAGGTCGCGGTGATCTACGCCGGCGTCAACGGCTACCTCGACAAGCTGCCGGTGGGTAAGGTCCGCGCCTTCGAGGAGCAGCTCCTCGGCACCCTGCGCTCGAAGCACCAGGATTGGCTGAACGCGGTGCGCGACTCCAAGGATCTGTCGGACGCCAACGCCAACACGCTCAAGGGCGTGGTCGAGGCCACCGCCAAGTCCTTCGCCTGATAAACGCCGTTCGCCCGACGAACGCACACCCCCTCCCGCATGCGGGAGGGGACAGGGGTCGGGCGGTGCCGGGCGAAGCGCCCGGCGCCGCTTGAGCCACCCCACCTCCGGCTCCTCCCCGCAGGGTGAGGAGAGGCCCTTCCGAACGGAC contains:
- a CDS encoding class I SAM-dependent methyltransferase, which encodes MPSPRYFLKHFVPFTGYPYEGAPAACNLCGCRDAVTVAETDRRLKTLRSIACTQCGLIRTDPMPTPDELAEYYSTAYRADYQLAFAGGPPRHHLNRSAREATFRADLLAPKLKAGAQLLDFGSGSGEFLAEAKRRGCEVIGVEPGRDYATFARTHHGVEVLDEAEDPNRFPTGHFDVISTHHVLEHLRNPAETMERLAGWLKPDGILYAAVPNMAATGKPPHERFHFAHVHGYVRETFDLLARRAGLVPHTEYWREDTTVVYRKTDAPAVPLTNPGLADRLAVDLKPMSAGLYFASGAWIWPALRRNAKAVRDGMAKDGLTKR
- the hemH gene encoding ferrochelatase; the encoded protein is MNERVEPQTLLRDPVPVAPTALPPDHPAVRTGRVGVLLMNLGTPEGTSYWPMRRYLKEFLSDRRVIEVPRLIWWPLLNLIILTKRPGPKGRDYASIWNNERDEGPLKTITRGQCEKLQAAMGDSVVVDWAMRYGKPEVSLRIQALLDQGCDRILLVPLYPQYAAATSATACDQAFKALMQMRWQPTVRVSPPYHDDPVYIEAMAQSIREGLAKLDFEPEVILTSFHGVPKSYLLKGDPYHCQCLKTGRLIREAMGYSPERMRVTFQSRFGNEEWLKPYTDETVQALAKSGVKRMAIVAPGFTADCLETLEELDGENRHYFEENGGEKYAFIPCLNDSDLGMRVIENVVRRELQGWI
- a CDS encoding F0F1 ATP synthase subunit delta; the encoded protein is MAQNGSEGPLLAGVAGRYALALYELAHDQGQVDDVAKNLDAFDALYRESDDLRRLVRSPAYSAAEQTAAMGALLDRAEISGLAANFIKLAAANRRLFALPGMIRAYREKVRESKGIIRAEVRVAEKPSDAVIEDIKASLRDVAKSEIDLDLHIDPSLIGGIVVKMGSRMVDASLRTKLNSIRLAMREAR
- the atpA gene encoding F0F1 ATP synthase subunit alpha, with the translated sequence MDIRAAEISAILKEQIKNFGQEAEVTEVGQVLAVGDGIARVYGLDNVQAGEMVEFESGVRGMALNLEQDNVGVVIFGSDREIKEGQTVKRTGSIVDVPVGKGLLGRVVDGLGNPIDGKGPIQSTERRRVDVKAPGIIPRKSVHEPMSTGLKAIDALIPVGRGQRELIIGDRQTGKTAIALDTILNQKSAHAGADENAKLYCVYVAIGQKRSTVAQFVKVLEDQGALEYSIVIAATASDAAPMQFIAPFAGCAMGEYFRDNGMHAVIVYDDLSKQAVAYRQMSLLLRRPPGREAYPGDVFYLHSRLLERAAKMGDAAGNGSLTALPVIETQANDVSAYIPTNVISITDGQIFLETDLFYQGVRPAVNVGLSVSRVGSSAQTKAMKKVAGKIKGELAQYREMAAFAQFGSDLDVSTQRLLNRGARLTELLKQPQFSPLKMEEQVAVIYAGVNGYLDKLPVGKVRAFEEQLLGTLRSKHQDWLNAVRDSKDLSDANANTLKGVVEATAKSFA